The genomic segment TCAACATGAGCATTAATTACTATATCGGCATATTTTGCTAGGGGTGAATTCATTTCGCCTGTTATAGCGATTAATTTTGCGCCGAGTCTCCTGAAATGAGGCAGTAATTCTACAAGTTCAGACGATGAGCCGCTGTTACTTATAAATAATCCTACATCTTCAGATCTTACCATTCCTAAATCACCGTGTAGAGCTTCGGCAGCGTGCAGGAAAAATGACGGAGTCCCCAGTGACGCAAGAGTCGCCGAAATTTTACGCCCTATATGGCCTGATTTGCCCAGACCAGCAACGACGACTCTCCCCTGACACTCATAAATTAAGCGCGAGGCATTTACTATAGAATAATCAAGACTTTCAGAAGCCCGCAAAATTTCTTGTGCCTCAGTCCGCATTAACTTTTTAGCAGAGTTTAATAATTCTTTATCAGTCAGCATTATTAATAAAATCCTTCACTGCATTATGAATCGCTATAATCTCATCTAAGAATCTAGGCATTTGATCAAGGGGAATCATATTCGGGCCGTCGCTTAATGCCTCCTTAGGATTCGGGTGGGTCTCGGCAAAAATCGCGTCAATTCCCACTGCTGCGGCTGCACGTGCTAAAGGAAATGCGAGTCTGTAATCTCCCCCGCTCATACCTCCGAGTCCTCCGGGTTGCTGTGCGCTGTGAGTAGCGTCAAACATAACAGGATAGCCAAATTCACGCATTGTAATTAATCCCGTCATATCAGATACTAATCTGTGATAGCCCATGAAAGTCCCCCGCTCACAAAAAATTACGTTGTCGTTTCCTGCTTCACGGCATTTAGCAGCTACGTAAATCATATCATCAGGAGCTAAAAATTGAGCCTTCTTAACGTTTATAATTCGTCCAGTCTTGGCCGCTGCTACTAATAAATCAGTCTGCCTGCATAAGAACGCCGGAATCTGAATTATATCAACGACTTCACCGGCTTTAACTGCTTGGCTGCTCTCGTGAATATCCGTCAAAACAGGAACATTTGCGAGTCTCTTAATTTCTGCTAACTGTTCGAGTCCTTTTTCGAGTCCCGGCCCTCTCCATGCGTGTATTGACGTTCGATTAGCTTTATCAAATGAGGCCT from the Synergistaceae bacterium genome contains:
- the kdsA gene encoding 3-deoxy-8-phosphooctulonate synthase — encoded protein: MSVKKYSINDRFIGDGSLAVIAGPCSLENLDLGLRVAKFMKRICGERNLLYIFKASFDKANRTSIHAWRGPGLEKGLEQLAEIKRLANVPVLTDIHESSQAVKAGEVVDIIQIPAFLCRQTDLLVAAAKTGRIINVKKAQFLAPDDMIYVAAKCREAGNDNVIFCERGTFMGYHRLVSDMTGLITMREFGYPVMFDATHSAQQPGGLGGMSGGDYRLAFPLARAAAAVGIDAIFAETHPNPKEALSDGPNMIPLDQMPRFLDEIIAIHNAVKDFINNAD